A portion of the Halogeometricum sp. S1BR25-6 genome contains these proteins:
- a CDS encoding PAS domain-containing response regulator — protein MSEHDPSADEGVGILLVDDDPAFVEAAATFVGRHLSGTRTYTAGSPADAREFMASRGDDVDCVVSDYDMRHESGVDFLRDLREAFPNLPFILFTGKSADEVAGEAFRAGATDYLKKEMGTEQFEVLARRIDLSVTAARVACEAARNRRLLDAAFDAVGDPFYAFDTEGRFLRWNDALVAQTGYSDEEVAEMHPTEFFEGADRERVAAAIDAVVDDGEATVEASVRTKRGDRRPYKFTGSLVVDEAGDPFAVCGVGRDRSDRD, from the coding sequence GTGAGCGAGCACGACCCGAGTGCGGACGAGGGCGTAGGGATACTGCTCGTCGACGACGACCCGGCGTTCGTGGAGGCGGCGGCGACGTTCGTTGGCCGCCACCTCTCGGGGACGAGGACGTACACCGCCGGGTCGCCGGCCGACGCGCGCGAGTTCATGGCGTCGCGCGGCGACGACGTCGACTGCGTCGTCAGCGACTACGACATGCGGCACGAGAGCGGCGTCGACTTCCTGCGCGACCTCCGGGAGGCGTTCCCGAACCTCCCGTTCATCCTCTTCACCGGGAAGAGCGCCGACGAGGTGGCGGGCGAAGCGTTCCGGGCGGGCGCGACGGACTACCTGAAAAAGGAGATGGGCACCGAGCAGTTCGAGGTGCTCGCCCGACGCATCGACCTGTCCGTCACCGCCGCGCGTGTCGCGTGCGAGGCGGCGCGGAACCGAAGGCTGCTCGACGCCGCGTTCGACGCCGTCGGCGACCCGTTCTACGCGTTCGACACCGAGGGGCGGTTCCTGCGCTGGAACGACGCGCTGGTGGCGCAGACCGGGTACTCCGACGAGGAGGTGGCCGAGATGCACCCGACGGAGTTCTTCGAGGGGGCGGATAGAGAGCGGGTCGCGGCGGCCATCGACGCCGTCGTCGACGACGGGGAGGCGACCGTCGAGGCGTCGGTCCGAACGAAGAGGGGCGACCGCCGCCCGTACAAGTTCACCGGGTCGCTCGTCGTCGACGAGGCGGGCGACCCGTTCGCCGTCTGCGGCGTCGGCCGCGACCGCTCGGACCGCGACTGA
- a CDS encoding APC family permease, protein MVSEEPTDVGANLEGEAPDVERSVETDEATYTDDSELERTIGLTGGLAIGVGTMIGAGIFVFPGLAAGRAGPAAAGSFALGGVVALLVALPASELATAMPKSGGGYYFISRGLGTLAGAVVGLSLWFGLVFAAAFYLVGFGFYAVDTLAELGIVLGPELVIPIALVFGVGFTLLNVTGTENAAKLQNGVVALLLSILAVVLLWGTLDALGLIGRPSTPERFMPFGPFPVLTTAALVFTSYLGFAQVATVAGEMKRPGRNLPLAMVGSVLVVTVLYVTTIFVATSAFGSERLASLGETAMVDVGRHYLGSAGALAIVFGGLLATMSSANASILSTSRAIYAVSKDALLPRWACRINLKYGTPHVALGMAGGPILVLVATGRVEVLAEVASFLHLVLYGLICVALVVLRRDEPEWYDPDFRTPGYPVVPALGAVASFALIGFMQTASQVIGLGLMLAAAGWYFYYARDVNLRGAL, encoded by the coding sequence ATGGTCTCCGAAGAGCCGACCGACGTCGGGGCGAACCTCGAAGGGGAAGCGCCGGACGTCGAGCGGAGCGTCGAGACCGACGAGGCGACCTACACCGACGACTCGGAGTTAGAGCGGACTATCGGACTCACGGGCGGCCTCGCCATCGGCGTGGGAACGATGATCGGTGCCGGTATCTTCGTCTTTCCGGGGCTGGCGGCCGGTCGGGCGGGACCCGCCGCCGCGGGGTCGTTCGCACTCGGCGGCGTCGTCGCACTTCTCGTCGCACTGCCGGCCTCCGAACTGGCGACGGCGATGCCGAAGAGCGGCGGCGGCTACTACTTCATCTCGCGGGGCCTCGGAACGCTCGCCGGCGCCGTCGTCGGACTCTCGCTGTGGTTCGGTCTCGTCTTCGCCGCGGCCTTCTACCTCGTGGGATTCGGCTTCTACGCCGTCGACACGCTCGCGGAACTCGGTATCGTGCTCGGACCCGAGTTGGTCATCCCCATCGCCTTGGTCTTCGGCGTCGGCTTCACGCTCCTCAACGTCACCGGAACCGAGAACGCGGCGAAGCTCCAGAACGGCGTCGTCGCCCTCCTCCTCTCCATCCTCGCCGTCGTGCTCCTGTGGGGAACGCTCGACGCCCTCGGACTCATCGGCCGACCGAGCACGCCCGAGCGGTTCATGCCGTTCGGTCCGTTCCCGGTTCTGACGACCGCCGCCCTCGTGTTCACTTCCTATCTCGGGTTCGCACAGGTCGCGACGGTGGCCGGCGAGATGAAACGGCCGGGTCGGAACCTCCCCTTGGCGATGGTCGGGTCCGTGCTCGTCGTGACCGTGCTGTACGTTACGACGATATTCGTCGCGACGAGCGCGTTCGGGAGCGAGCGCCTCGCGAGCCTCGGCGAGACGGCGATGGTCGACGTCGGGCGGCACTACCTCGGGTCTGCGGGGGCGCTGGCCATCGTCTTCGGCGGACTGTTGGCGACGATGTCGAGCGCGAACGCCTCGATTCTGAGCACGTCTCGGGCCATCTACGCCGTCTCGAAGGACGCGCTCTTGCCGCGGTGGGCCTGCCGTATCAATCTGAAGTACGGCACGCCGCACGTCGCACTCGGGATGGCCGGGGGCCCCATCCTCGTCCTGGTGGCGACCGGGCGGGTCGAAGTGCTCGCGGAGGTCGCCTCGTTCCTCCACCTCGTCCTGTACGGACTCATCTGCGTCGCCCTCGTCGTCCTCCGCCGCGACGAACCCGAGTGGTACGACCCGGACTTCCGGACGCCCGGCTACCCCGTCGTGCCGGCGCTCGGCGCGGTTGCGAGCTTCGCTCTCATCGGATTCATGCAGACGGCGTCTCAGGTCATCGGGCTCGGCCTCATGCTCGCGGCCGCGGGATGGTACTTCTACTACGCTCGCGACGTGAACCTCAGGGGGGCGCTCTGA
- the engB gene encoding GTP-binding protein EngB has protein sequence MFEDRPDRQEVVLVGRSNVGKSTIMRELTGHSKFTTGKKPGVTRQPNHFDWAGDDFMFTDLPGFGFMSGVEEDRREEIKTDIVRYIESNADDILAGVLVVDGKSAVDIIDRHSGPDEIPHDVEMFHFLRELGIPVVVAVNKMDKVDDRDERLNDLCDRLGLMPPWKQWSDVVAPISAKRGSLDTLEEALRTHFHEQKRDDLLKFVS, from the coding sequence ATGTTCGAAGACCGCCCGGACCGACAGGAGGTCGTCCTCGTCGGGCGTTCCAACGTCGGCAAGTCGACCATCATGCGGGAGTTGACGGGCCACTCGAAGTTCACGACGGGGAAGAAACCCGGCGTGACCCGGCAGCCGAATCACTTCGACTGGGCCGGCGACGACTTCATGTTCACCGACCTGCCGGGGTTCGGGTTCATGTCCGGCGTCGAGGAGGACCGCCGCGAGGAGATAAAGACCGACATCGTCCGGTACATCGAGTCGAACGCCGACGACATCCTCGCGGGCGTCCTCGTCGTCGACGGCAAGAGCGCCGTCGACATCATCGACCGCCACTCCGGCCCCGACGAGATACCGCACGACGTGGAGATGTTCCACTTCCTGCGCGAACTCGGGATTCCCGTCGTCGTCGCGGTGAACAAGATGGACAAAGTCGACGACCGGGACGAACGCCTGAACGACCTCTGCGACCGACTCGGACTGATGCCGCCGTGGAAGCAGTGGTCCGACGTCGTCGCGCCCATCAGCGCCAAGCGCGGGAGCCTCGACACGCTCGAAGAGGCCTTGCGCACTCACTTCCACGAGCAGAAGCGCGACGACCTCCTGAAGTTCGTCAGCTGA
- a CDS encoding universal stress protein, producing the protein MSRVLVPVAVLENEAVPLGLMNLLGTMDVTVLGYHVLPEQTPPDQARLQYEERANAALADIAEEFRDAGGSADYRLVFTADRQKTVDRVADEVGARAYAISGATGAVDRILVSLSGDVAADRILAFVTELVGDRAIDVTLLRVAGDDGAVSMEAAAERLDAAGIAATTRIAEGAAPLEALLDAVPDHDAIVMGEQAPSLQSFLFGEVTERVAAESVGPVLVVRRPRSKPESESE; encoded by the coding sequence ATGTCGCGCGTCCTCGTGCCCGTCGCGGTGCTCGAAAACGAGGCCGTCCCGCTCGGACTGATGAACCTCCTCGGCACGATGGACGTGACGGTTCTCGGCTACCACGTGCTCCCCGAGCAGACGCCGCCCGATCAGGCACGCCTCCAGTACGAGGAGCGCGCGAACGCGGCGCTCGCGGATATCGCCGAGGAGTTCCGCGACGCCGGCGGGAGCGCCGACTACCGGCTCGTCTTCACCGCCGACCGGCAGAAGACCGTCGACCGGGTCGCCGACGAGGTTGGTGCACGGGCGTACGCCATCTCGGGGGCGACGGGAGCGGTCGACCGGATACTGGTGTCGCTCTCGGGCGACGTCGCGGCCGACCGCATCCTCGCGTTCGTGACCGAACTCGTCGGCGACCGCGCCATCGACGTGACGCTTCTCCGGGTCGCCGGCGACGACGGCGCGGTATCGATGGAAGCGGCGGCCGAGCGACTCGACGCCGCCGGCATCGCCGCGACGACGAGGATTGCCGAGGGCGCGGCCCCCTTGGAGGCGCTTCTCGACGCGGTCCCCGACCACGACGCCATCGTGATGGGCGAACAGGCCCCCTCGCTCCAGTCGTTCCTGTTCGGGGAGGTGACCGAACGCGTCGCGGCGGAGTCGGTCGGGCCGGTGCTCGTGGTGCGGCGGCCGCGGTCGAAGCCGGAGTCGGAGTCGGAGTGA
- a CDS encoding metallophosphoesterase family protein: MSVDLAVVSDTHVPSREERIPEWVEGRISAADHVVHAGDFDSAEAYERVVELAGGEANLTAVVGNIDPRGFDLPETATLDVEDVRFVVTHGSGSLEGYRERVADAVREEGGPDAVGICGHTHDVMDEFVDGVRLLNPGSATGAEPAAETTMYRLTVDGSDVSVTLHHE, encoded by the coding sequence ATGTCCGTGGACCTCGCCGTCGTCAGCGACACGCACGTCCCCTCGCGCGAGGAGCGCATCCCGGAGTGGGTCGAAGGGCGCATCAGCGCGGCCGACCACGTCGTCCACGCGGGCGATTTCGACTCCGCGGAGGCGTACGAGCGGGTGGTCGAACTCGCCGGCGGCGAGGCCAACCTCACGGCCGTCGTCGGCAACATCGACCCGCGGGGGTTCGACCTCCCCGAGACGGCGACGCTCGACGTGGAGGACGTGCGCTTCGTCGTCACTCACGGGTCCGGGTCGCTGGAGGGCTACCGCGAACGCGTCGCCGACGCGGTCCGCGAGGAAGGCGGACCGGACGCCGTCGGCATCTGCGGGCACACCCACGACGTGATGGACGAGTTCGTCGACGGCGTCCGCCTGCTCAATCCCGGGAGCGCGACGGGGGCCGAACCGGCCGCCGAGACGACGATGTACCGGCTCACCGTCGACGGGTCGGACGTGTCCGTGACGCTGCACCACGAGTAA
- a CDS encoding 5-formyltetrahydrofolate cyclo-ligase: MEKQKLRERIWDELEESGEARFPYPPHDRIPNFNGADEAANRLSENEAWQEADVIKSNPDSPQLPVRRAALRQGKTVYMAVPRLRDENCFLRLDPAEIDDIDHATTIGGSSEVGVQVGPDEMEPVDLIVSGSVAVNGDGARVGKGEGYSDLEFAILREFGLVDDDTTTVTTLHETQFVDREIPTTPQDVPIEWVFTPERSIRTEASARKPSGVAWEEVTDERIEAIPVLERLKGE, from the coding sequence ATGGAGAAACAGAAGCTCCGAGAGCGTATCTGGGACGAATTAGAGGAGAGCGGAGAAGCCAGATTTCCATATCCTCCCCATGACAGAATTCCCAATTTCAACGGGGCGGACGAGGCGGCAAATCGACTATCGGAGAACGAGGCGTGGCAGGAGGCGGACGTGATTAAGTCCAATCCCGACTCTCCGCAACTTCCCGTCCGGCGGGCGGCGCTGCGGCAGGGGAAGACGGTCTACATGGCCGTCCCACGACTTCGGGACGAGAACTGTTTCCTTCGGTTGGACCCCGCCGAGATAGACGATATCGACCACGCGACGACCATCGGCGGGTCGTCGGAGGTCGGCGTACAGGTCGGACCCGACGAGATGGAACCGGTCGACCTGATCGTCTCGGGGAGCGTCGCGGTGAACGGCGACGGTGCGCGCGTCGGGAAAGGCGAGGGATACAGCGACCTGGAGTTCGCTATTCTTCGGGAGTTCGGACTGGTCGACGACGACACGACAACGGTGACGACGCTCCACGAGACGCAGTTCGTCGACAGGGAGATTCCGACGACGCCACAGGACGTACCGATCGAGTGGGTGTTCACGCCCGAACGGTCGATTCGGACGGAGGCATCCGCGCGGAAACCCTCGGGAGTCGCGTGGGAGGAGGTGACCGACGAACGAATCGAGGCGATACCGGTTCTGGAGCGACTGAAGGGCGAGTAG
- a CDS encoding NUDIX domain-containing protein — translation MDHVVTCFVRNRGEVLLTRRSERAGTYTGRWAGVSGYVEEENEKAEFDARRELREEIGLGGASLRLVRIGETLAVDDEEGSFVVHPFLFESTTREVRPNEELAAVEWADPTAIRDRETVPRLWETWRRVAPGVEDVREDRTNGSAWISARALEVLRDAAVDADDWESVAEVGRELRDARPSMAAVANRVNRVLATAERRPEAVAAAAVRALSSAHAASEASSATLVDRLRDAEVTGVATLSRSGTVSECLRAFDPDSVLVAESRPEREGVDVAETAAEETAAAVTLTTEAALPAALADGDVAPDAVVVGADAVLPDGSVVNKTGTTGLALAAREAGVPVYVVAARDKIRPTGDDRVADEASPAESVYDGEESVDVFAPTFERVPGRLVDGLATEDGLLDGDDARRVAAEHAEHAAWDGRDDED, via the coding sequence ATGGACCACGTCGTCACCTGCTTCGTCCGCAACCGCGGCGAGGTACTGCTCACCCGCCGCAGCGAGCGAGCGGGCACCTACACCGGCCGCTGGGCGGGCGTCTCGGGCTACGTCGAGGAGGAAAACGAGAAGGCCGAGTTCGACGCCCGGCGGGAACTGCGCGAGGAGATTGGACTCGGCGGCGCGAGCCTCCGCCTCGTCAGAATCGGCGAGACGCTCGCCGTCGACGACGAGGAAGGGTCGTTCGTCGTCCACCCGTTCCTGTTCGAGTCGACGACGCGGGAGGTGCGACCGAACGAGGAACTCGCCGCGGTGGAGTGGGCCGACCCGACGGCGATTCGCGACCGGGAGACCGTTCCGCGCCTCTGGGAGACGTGGCGACGCGTCGCACCGGGCGTCGAGGACGTGCGCGAGGACCGAACGAACGGGTCGGCGTGGATTTCGGCGCGCGCGCTGGAGGTGCTCCGCGACGCCGCCGTCGACGCCGACGACTGGGAGTCGGTCGCCGAGGTGGGCCGCGAACTCCGCGACGCGCGCCCGAGCATGGCCGCCGTCGCGAACCGCGTGAACCGCGTGCTCGCGACGGCCGAGCGTCGTCCGGAGGCCGTCGCGGCCGCGGCGGTCCGCGCGCTCTCGTCGGCGCACGCCGCGAGCGAGGCGTCCTCCGCGACGCTGGTCGACCGCCTCCGCGACGCCGAGGTGACGGGCGTGGCGACGCTCTCGCGGTCGGGGACCGTCTCCGAGTGCCTCCGCGCGTTCGACCCTGACTCGGTCCTCGTCGCGGAGTCTCGCCCCGAACGCGAGGGCGTCGACGTCGCGGAGACGGCCGCCGAGGAGACGGCGGCGGCGGTGACGCTGACCACCGAGGCGGCGCTGCCGGCGGCGTTGGCGGACGGCGACGTCGCTCCGGACGCCGTCGTCGTCGGCGCGGACGCGGTGCTGCCGGACGGGAGCGTCGTCAACAAGACGGGGACGACGGGACTCGCGTTGGCCGCGCGGGAGGCGGGCGTCCCCGTCTACGTCGTCGCCGCGCGCGACAAGATTCGACCGACGGGTGACGACCGGGTGGCCGACGAGGCGTCGCCCGCGGAGTCGGTGTACGACGGCGAGGAGTCGGTCGACGTGTTCGCGCCGACGTTCGAGCGGGTACCCGGTCGACTCGTCGACGGCCTCGCCACCGAGGACGGACTGCTCGACGGCGACGACGCGCGGCGGGTCGCCGCCGAACACGCCGAGCACGCGGCGTGGGACGGACGGGACGACGAGGACTGA
- a CDS encoding FAD-binding oxidoreductase: MAIHASPLDDSIVAELETGFRGRLLTSETEEYEEARTVWNAMIDRRPALIAQCAGVADVIAAVNFAREQGVPIAVKGAGHNIAGNAIVDDGLVIDLSPMKSIRIDPEANTARVEPGVILAEFDHEAQAFGLATPVGYNSTTGISGLTLGGGFGWLSRRYGLTADNLRGADVVTADGRLVHASEDENSDLFWGLRGGGGNFGVVTSFEFDLHEVGPEVLSGLIVHPFDDTAEVMAAYREFVADAPDEVTAWMVIRHAPPLPFIPEEWHGKMVLVVGVYYDGTLADGETALQPLRDIGDPIADVIGPHSYAGWQQGFDGLLTPGARNYWKSHNFVEFTDGMIDTFVTYGESLPTPESEIAIAQLGGAINDVPVGATAYPHRNAEFLMNLHTRWTDPAQDDECIAWTRELHEAMAPHATGGVYVNFIPEEAGEERAAYRENYDRLVELKRKYDPDNLFHRNQNVAPTA; the protein is encoded by the coding sequence GTGGCAATTCACGCCAGTCCGTTAGACGATAGTATAGTAGCAGAACTAGAGACGGGCTTCCGCGGCAGACTCCTCACATCGGAGACTGAGGAGTACGAAGAAGCCCGGACGGTCTGGAACGCCATGATCGACCGGCGGCCCGCGCTGATCGCCCAGTGTGCGGGCGTCGCCGACGTCATCGCGGCGGTGAACTTCGCCCGCGAGCAGGGTGTGCCCATCGCGGTGAAGGGCGCGGGTCACAACATCGCCGGGAACGCCATCGTCGACGACGGTCTCGTGATCGACCTCTCGCCCATGAAGTCTATCCGCATCGACCCGGAGGCGAATACCGCACGGGTCGAACCGGGCGTGATACTCGCGGAGTTCGACCACGAGGCGCAGGCGTTCGGTCTCGCCACGCCCGTCGGATACAATTCGACGACGGGCATCTCCGGCTTGACGCTCGGCGGGGGTTTCGGATGGCTCTCCCGTCGGTACGGTCTGACCGCCGACAACCTCCGCGGAGCGGACGTGGTCACGGCCGACGGTCGTCTCGTCCACGCCAGCGAGGACGAGAACTCCGACCTCTTCTGGGGGCTCCGGGGCGGTGGCGGCAACTTCGGTGTCGTCACGTCCTTCGAGTTCGACCTCCACGAGGTCGGTCCCGAGGTGCTCTCGGGGCTGATCGTCCATCCGTTCGACGACACGGCCGAGGTGATGGCGGCCTACCGCGAGTTCGTCGCCGACGCCCCCGACGAGGTCACCGCCTGGATGGTCATCAGGCACGCGCCACCACTCCCGTTCATCCCGGAGGAGTGGCACGGTAAGATGGTGCTCGTAGTCGGAGTCTACTACGACGGCACCCTGGCCGACGGCGAAACAGCCCTGCAACCGCTGCGGGATATCGGCGATCCCATCGCCGACGTCATCGGACCTCACTCGTACGCTGGCTGGCAGCAGGGGTTCGACGGCCTGCTCACCCCCGGAGCGCGGAACTACTGGAAGTCCCACAACTTCGTCGAGTTCACCGACGGGATGATCGACACCTTCGTGACGTACGGCGAGTCGCTGCCCACGCCGGAGAGTGAGATTGCCATCGCCCAACTCGGCGGTGCGATCAACGACGTACCCGTGGGCGCGACGGCGTACCCCCACCGGAACGCGGAGTTCCTCATGAACCTCCACACGCGCTGGACCGACCCGGCCCAAGACGACGAGTGCATCGCCTGGACCCGTGAGCTTCACGAAGCGATGGCCCCTCACGCCACCGGCGGCGTCTACGTCAATTTCATTCCCGAGGAGGCGGGCGAGGAGCGCGCCGCCTACCGCGAGAATTACGACCGGCTCGTGGAACTGAAGCGGAAGTACGACCCGGACAACCTGTTCCACCGGAATCAGAACGTCGCGCCGACTGCCTGA
- a CDS encoding coenzyme F420-0:L-glutamate ligase: MELFAVPDVPEVRPGDDLAATIRDRVDLREEDVVCVASTVVSKAEGRLFDLDDFPAGPRAREIAADLEEATGEEKDPRFAQAVLEESVDLLMESPFLLTETRFGHVGVNAGIDRSNVADNDLLLLPERPSESAARLRADLPADRVIVTDTCGRPFRHGQRGVALGWAGMSASRDWRGESDRDGRELGVTVESVVDELAAAANLLVGEGDGGTPVVVVRDFEWGDHDGSDNLYREIEGDFVRQAVRAWEHDDA, from the coding sequence ATGGAACTGTTCGCCGTCCCCGACGTGCCGGAGGTCCGGCCGGGCGACGACCTCGCGGCGACGATTCGCGACCGGGTCGACCTGCGGGAGGAGGACGTGGTCTGCGTCGCCTCGACGGTCGTCTCGAAGGCCGAGGGCAGACTGTTCGACTTGGATGACTTCCCGGCGGGACCGCGCGCCCGCGAGATAGCCGCCGACTTAGAGGAAGCGACCGGCGAGGAGAAGGACCCGCGCTTCGCGCAGGCCGTCCTCGAAGAGAGCGTCGACCTGCTGATGGAGTCGCCCTTTCTCCTCACCGAGACGCGCTTCGGCCACGTCGGCGTCAACGCCGGCATCGACCGCTCGAACGTCGCCGACAACGACCTGCTGCTCCTGCCGGAGCGACCGTCCGAGAGCGCCGCGCGACTCCGCGCGGACCTGCCCGCGGACAGGGTCATCGTTACCGACACCTGCGGGCGGCCGTTCCGCCACGGGCAACGCGGCGTCGCCCTCGGGTGGGCCGGAATGTCCGCGTCCAGAGACTGGCGCGGGGAGTCCGACCGCGACGGCCGCGAACTCGGCGTGACCGTCGAGAGCGTCGTGGACGAACTCGCCGCGGCCGCGAACCTCCTCGTCGGCGAGGGCGACGGCGGCACGCCCGTCGTCGTCGTTCGGGACTTCGAGTGGGGCGACCACGACGGCAGCGACAACCTCTACCGGGAGATAGAGGGAGACTTCGTCCGGCAGGCCGTGCGCGCCTGGGAGCACGACGATGCGTGA
- a CDS encoding 5,10-methylenetetrahydromethanopterin reductase: protein MREDTDGDGDGDAGAPTLGVELTPEHPVPEVVRRGVLAEEAGYDAAFVSCHYNNRDPFAVLARLAGETESIRLGPGVANPYEMHPVTLATKTATVAELSEGRAAFGIGPGDKSTLRNLGIDDERGLRSVLEAFKIAQRIWDGERVSHDGAFEANDAGVNFEVPGEIPVYVGGEGPHMCRMAGKHADGLLFNGSHPDDVAWARDRVEEGIEDRPDSRGEFELLAYASVSVGTDREAAREAARPPVAFITAGAAPPVLDRHGIDDSLAGDIGEKISAGEFSEAFGLVTPAMIDAFAMAGTEEAVADRMEAVFEHVDGVVVGSPLGPDPDEAIRLAASASRRR from the coding sequence ATGCGTGAAGATACCGATGGCGACGGCGACGGGGACGCCGGCGCTCCCACCCTCGGCGTCGAACTGACGCCCGAGCACCCCGTCCCCGAAGTCGTTCGACGCGGCGTCCTCGCCGAGGAGGCGGGCTACGACGCGGCGTTCGTCTCCTGTCACTACAACAACCGCGACCCGTTCGCCGTCCTCGCGCGCCTCGCGGGCGAGACGGAGTCGATTCGGCTCGGTCCCGGCGTCGCCAACCCCTACGAGATGCACCCCGTCACGCTGGCGACGAAGACGGCCACCGTCGCGGAACTCTCCGAGGGCCGCGCCGCCTTCGGCATCGGGCCGGGGGACAAATCCACCCTCCGAAACCTCGGTATCGACGACGAGCGCGGTCTGCGCTCCGTCTTGGAGGCGTTCAAAATCGCACAGCGCATCTGGGACGGCGAGCGCGTCAGCCACGACGGGGCGTTCGAGGCGAACGACGCGGGCGTGAACTTCGAGGTACCCGGCGAGATACCCGTCTACGTCGGCGGCGAGGGGCCGCACATGTGCCGGATGGCGGGCAAGCACGCCGACGGCTTGCTGTTCAACGGCTCGCACCCCGACGACGTGGCGTGGGCCAGAGACCGGGTCGAGGAGGGAATCGAGGACCGTCCCGACTCCCGGGGCGAGTTCGAACTCCTCGCGTACGCCAGCGTGAGCGTCGGAACCGACCGCGAGGCGGCGAGAGAGGCGGCCCGCCCGCCGGTGGCCTTCATCACCGCCGGGGCGGCGCCGCCGGTGCTCGACAGACACGGGATAGACGACTCGCTCGCGGGAGACATCGGCGAGAAGATTTCGGCGGGCGAGTTCTCCGAGGCGTTCGGCCTCGTGACGCCCGCGATGATAGACGCTTTCGCGATGGCCGGCACCGAAGAAGCGGTCGCGGACCGGATGGAGGCGGTGTTCGAACACGTCGACGGCGTGGTCGTCGGGTCGCCGCTCGGACCGGACCCCGACGAGGCGATCAGACTCGCTGCTTCGGCTTCGCGTCGTCGGTAG